The following are from one region of the Candidatus Polarisedimenticolia bacterium genome:
- the xerC gene encoding tyrosine recombinase XerC, translating to MAERKNDFVDAFLRYLAVERGASSHTLRSYRSDLADCAAFLAARGAGRLHDADGRAVRAYLADLHERGLARTSVARRLAALRSFYRFLVRRGRARANPAHDVRTPRLPKRLPAYLPIDESEALLRAPFPTTPAGARDRAILEMLYATGVRVAELAGLDLADVDLRDGAVRVMGKGGKERIVPLGKKAVEAVRAYLGYRRNRTAGEPTSGPVFQNRRGGRLTVRSLHRIVRGRAHAAGLHRRVSPHTLRHTFATHLLDAGADLRLIQELLGHARLGTTQKYTHVSADRLMKVYDAAHPRAM from the coding sequence ATGGCAGAACGCAAGAACGACTTCGTCGACGCGTTCCTCCGGTACCTCGCGGTCGAGCGAGGGGCCTCGAGCCACACGCTGCGGAGCTACCGGTCGGACCTCGCCGACTGCGCGGCGTTCCTCGCGGCGCGCGGGGCGGGACGCCTCCACGACGCGGACGGGCGGGCGGTGCGGGCCTACCTGGCCGATCTCCACGAGCGGGGGCTGGCCCGGACGTCGGTGGCGCGGCGTCTGGCGGCGCTCCGGAGCTTCTACCGCTTCCTGGTGCGCCGGGGGCGCGCCCGGGCGAACCCCGCGCACGACGTGCGGACGCCGCGGCTTCCCAAACGGCTGCCCGCGTACCTCCCCATCGACGAGTCCGAAGCGCTCCTGCGGGCGCCGTTCCCGACCACGCCGGCCGGGGCGCGTGACCGCGCCATCCTGGAGATGCTGTACGCGACGGGCGTGCGGGTGGCGGAGCTGGCCGGCCTCGACCTCGCCGACGTCGACCTCCGGGACGGCGCGGTGCGGGTGATGGGGAAAGGCGGGAAGGAACGGATCGTGCCGCTGGGCAAGAAGGCCGTGGAGGCGGTACGAGCCTACCTGGGGTATCGGCGGAACAGGACGGCCGGCGAGCCCACCTCGGGCCCGGTCTTCCAGAATCGCCGCGGGGGCCGACTCACTGTCCGGAGCCTCCACCGGATCGTCCGCGGGCGGGCGCACGCGGCGGGCCTCCACCGGCGGGTGAGTCCGCACACGCTCCGCCACACGTTCGCCACCCACCTCCTGGACGCCGGGGCCGATCTCCGGCTCATCCAGGAGCTTCTGGGCCACGCCCGGCTCGGCACGACCCAGAAGTACACACACGTGAGCGCGGACCGGCTCATGAAGGTCTACGATGCGGCCCATCCGCGCGCGATGTGA
- the hslV gene encoding ATP-dependent protease subunit HslV: MSRAALRVRATTVVSVRHRGRLAMGGDGQVTLGATIVKQTARKVRKVYHDRALAGFAGTAADAFTLFERFEGKLEEYRGNLRRAAVELAKEWRTDRVLRRLEALLAIADAETSFIVSGTGEVIEPDDGLIGIGSGGPFALAAARALMAHSDLDAKAIVAEAMRIAAGICVYTNDQITVEEL, translated from the coding sequence GTGAGCAGGGCGGCGCTTCGCGTGCGCGCCACGACCGTCGTCTCCGTGCGTCACCGCGGTCGGCTCGCCATGGGCGGGGATGGACAGGTCACCCTTGGCGCGACGATCGTCAAGCAGACCGCCCGCAAGGTCCGCAAGGTCTACCACGACCGGGCCCTGGCCGGCTTTGCCGGGACGGCGGCTGACGCCTTCACGCTCTTCGAGAGGTTCGAGGGGAAGCTGGAGGAATACCGCGGAAACCTCCGGCGCGCCGCCGTCGAGCTGGCCAAGGAGTGGCGGACCGACCGCGTGCTCCGGCGGCTGGAGGCGCTCCTGGCCATCGCCGACGCGGAGACGTCGTTCATCGTGTCGGGGACCGGCGAGGTGATCGAGCCGGACGACGGCCTCATCGGCATCGGGTCCGGAGGCCCGTTCGCGCTGGCGGCCGCCCGGGCCCTGATGGCGCACTCCGACCTCGATGCGAAGGCGATCGTGGCCGAGGCGATGCGGATTGCGGCCGGTATCTGCGTGTACACGAACGATCAGATCACCGTCGAGGAACTGTGA
- the hslU gene encoding ATP-dependent protease ATPase subunit HslU: MSPGAQLTPAQIVAELDRYIIGQDKAKRAVAVALRNRWRRQNLPPELRDEVAPKNIIMIGPTGVGKTEIARRLARLAQAPFLKVEASKYTEVGYVGRDVESMVRDLADIALEMVKAERARAIAPVARAHVEERLLDILLPVAPGREALAVPEAQEQFQRTREKLRQQLREGLLEDHPVEIEVRQDSFPAFRIFGGSGMEEMDINLRESLGGLFGARKKPRRVAVREARDILQLEEEDKLVDLDAAKREALLRVEQSGIVFIDEIDKIAGRERGTGPDVSREGVQRDLLPLVEGTRVSTKHGMVRTDHILFIASGAFHVSKPSDLIPELQGRFPIRVELSSLGAPEFVRILTEPKNALIKQYEALLLTEGIELVFTADAVRAIAELAAEVNRMSENIGARRLHTILEKLLDTVSFEAPEMTERKFTIDADYVRRMLADIVKDQDLSRYIL; this comes from the coding sequence ATGAGCCCGGGAGCCCAGCTGACCCCCGCTCAGATCGTGGCGGAGCTCGACCGCTACATCATCGGGCAGGACAAGGCCAAGCGCGCCGTCGCGGTGGCGCTTCGAAACCGCTGGCGCCGGCAGAACCTGCCGCCCGAGCTGCGGGACGAGGTGGCACCCAAGAACATCATCATGATCGGGCCCACCGGGGTGGGCAAGACCGAGATCGCCCGCCGGCTCGCCCGCCTGGCTCAGGCCCCCTTTCTGAAGGTCGAGGCCTCCAAGTACACCGAGGTCGGCTACGTCGGCCGCGACGTCGAGTCGATGGTGCGCGACCTGGCGGACATCGCGCTCGAAATGGTCAAGGCGGAGCGCGCGCGCGCCATCGCGCCCGTGGCCCGCGCGCACGTGGAGGAGAGGCTCCTCGACATCCTGCTGCCGGTGGCGCCCGGGCGCGAGGCGCTCGCCGTCCCCGAGGCGCAGGAGCAGTTCCAGCGCACGCGCGAGAAGCTCCGCCAGCAGCTGCGCGAGGGGCTCCTGGAGGATCACCCGGTCGAGATCGAGGTCCGTCAGGATTCCTTTCCGGCCTTCCGCATCTTCGGGGGGAGCGGAATGGAGGAGATGGACATCAACCTGCGCGAGTCCCTGGGCGGGCTGTTCGGCGCCCGCAAGAAGCCCCGCCGCGTGGCGGTGCGCGAGGCGCGCGACATCCTGCAGCTCGAGGAGGAGGACAAGCTGGTCGACCTCGACGCCGCCAAGCGGGAGGCGCTCCTGCGCGTCGAGCAGTCGGGGATCGTGTTCATCGACGAGATCGACAAGATCGCGGGGCGCGAGCGCGGGACCGGTCCCGACGTCAGCCGCGAAGGGGTGCAGCGCGACCTGCTCCCCCTGGTCGAGGGGACCCGGGTGAGCACCAAGCACGGGATGGTGCGCACCGACCACATCCTGTTCATCGCCTCGGGGGCGTTCCACGTCAGCAAGCCGTCCGACCTCATCCCCGAGCTGCAGGGGCGCTTCCCGATCCGGGTCGAGCTGTCCTCCCTGGGGGCGCCGGAGTTCGTGCGCATCCTCACCGAGCCGAAGAACGCCCTCATCAAGCAATACGAGGCCCTCCTCCTGACGGAGGGGATCGAGCTGGTGTTCACCGCCGACGCCGTCCGGGCGATCGCGGAGCTGGCCGCCGAGGTCAACCGCATGTCGGAGAACATCGGGGCGCGGCGGCTGCACACGATCCTGGAGAAGCTCCTGGACACGGTCTCGTTCGAGGCGCCCGAGATGACCGAGAGGAAGTTCACGATCGACGCGGACTACGTGCGCCGGATGCTGGCCGACATCGTGAAGGACCAGGACCTGAGCCGCTACATCCTCTAA
- the dapF gene encoding diaminopimelate epimerase yields the protein MKPPEMEFFKMSAAGNDFILFDDRPGTLKQDALPDLVRRICTRALSIGADGVILLGPSRTADVRATFFNPDGRPTFCGNGARCAARLAYLKGMAPARMTVETSIMVHRAEVKGADVSFEMRDPQGFDERVEVDVAGERIRGTFVDTGVPHFVVFRPFGPTASIDVLGRALRAHPRFAPAGTNVDFVQPATEGAMAIRTFERGVEGETLACGTGSVAAAIAAAAAGIAPSPVALRTRAGATLRVRFEGPPRQAKGVRLEGEARLVYIGQMGEEALQGFSPGA from the coding sequence ATGAAACCTCCCGAGATGGAATTCTTCAAGATGTCCGCGGCCGGAAACGACTTCATCCTGTTCGACGACCGTCCGGGGACGCTGAAGCAGGACGCCCTCCCGGACCTGGTGCGCCGCATCTGCACGCGGGCGCTCTCGATCGGGGCGGACGGGGTCATCCTCCTCGGGCCGTCCCGGACCGCCGACGTGCGCGCGACGTTCTTCAATCCCGACGGCCGGCCGACCTTCTGCGGCAACGGCGCGCGTTGCGCCGCGCGCCTGGCGTATCTCAAGGGGATGGCGCCCGCCCGCATGACCGTCGAGACCTCGATCATGGTGCACCGCGCCGAGGTGAAGGGCGCCGACGTGTCGTTCGAGATGCGCGACCCGCAGGGGTTCGACGAGCGGGTTGAGGTGGACGTGGCGGGGGAGCGCATCCGGGGCACGTTCGTGGACACCGGCGTGCCGCACTTCGTCGTCTTCCGTCCGTTCGGGCCGACGGCATCCATCGACGTCCTGGGCCGGGCCCTTCGTGCGCACCCGCGCTTTGCGCCGGCGGGGACGAACGTCGATTTCGTCCAGCCGGCCACGGAGGGGGCGATGGCGATCCGGACCTTCGAGAGGGGAGTCGAGGGGGAGACTCTCGCCTGCGGCACCGGCAGCGTCGCGGCCGCGATCGCCGCGGCCGCGGCCGGGATCGCCCCGTCGCCGGTCGCCCTGCGCACCCGGGCGGGGGCGACCCTCCGCGTGCGGTTCGAGGGGCCGCCGCGCCAGGCGAAGGGCGTTCGTCTCGAGGGGGAGGCCCGCCTCGTCTACATCGGGCAGATGGGCGAGGAAGCGCTCCAGGGCTTCAGCCCCGGGGCATGA
- a CDS encoding PGPGW domain-containing protein: MSFGPGWTSLEAGRKRAWRLVRLGSGWFLTVVGLVLVFLPGPGILFLLPGLTLLSAESRWVRQLLRRAREQRHVRRAMRQAEKAGFKIDPGPDDEPPGACGQPPGGSPPPAAGSPP, translated from the coding sequence ATGAGCTTCGGCCCCGGCTGGACGAGCCTCGAAGCGGGCCGGAAGCGCGCCTGGCGCCTGGTCCGGCTGGGAAGCGGCTGGTTCCTGACGGTCGTCGGGCTGGTCCTCGTGTTCCTCCCGGGCCCCGGCATCCTCTTCCTGCTTCCCGGGTTGACGCTCCTCAGCGCCGAGAGCCGGTGGGTGCGACAGCTGCTGCGGCGGGCGCGCGAGCAGCGCCATGTCCGGCGCGCCATGCGCCAGGCGGAGAAGGCTGGTTTCAAGATCGATCCGGGGCCGGACGACGAGCCGCCGGGCGCCTGCGGCCAGCCGCCGGGCGGATCCCCGCCCCCCGCCGCCGGCTCGCCGCCGTGA
- the nth gene encoding endonuclease III — protein MDNHRVADILEALHRARPAARVELDHDSPFRLLVATILSAQCTDARVNLVTPSLFRAWPDAAALARADVADLETVIRSTGFFRAKARALKATSRALVDRHGGEVPRTMDEMTRLPGVGRKTANVVLGAGYGIASGIVVDTHAARVAQRLGLTRESDPVKIERDLMAVIPRDDWIFSSIALVLHGRYVCQARLPRCSACPLSPHCPSRHLEAEWREGKRRGGRRKPAGKAGVTAASRRRGAGIRPAAGRRRPAARRPAPDRS, from the coding sequence ATGGACAACCACCGGGTTGCCGACATTCTGGAGGCGCTGCACCGGGCGCGCCCTGCGGCGCGGGTGGAGCTCGACCACGATTCCCCCTTCCGCCTGCTCGTCGCCACAATCCTGTCCGCGCAGTGCACCGACGCGCGAGTCAACCTGGTCACCCCATCCCTGTTCCGCGCCTGGCCCGATGCGGCCGCCCTCGCCCGCGCCGACGTCGCCGACCTGGAGACGGTGATTCGATCGACCGGCTTCTTCCGCGCCAAGGCGCGGGCCCTCAAGGCCACCTCGCGGGCGCTGGTCGATCGGCACGGCGGGGAGGTGCCGCGGACGATGGACGAGATGACCCGGCTCCCCGGTGTGGGGCGCAAGACGGCCAATGTGGTGCTGGGGGCGGGTTACGGCATCGCTTCGGGGATCGTCGTCGACACGCACGCCGCCCGGGTGGCGCAACGGCTCGGGCTGACGCGCGAGAGCGATCCGGTCAAGATCGAGCGCGATCTCATGGCCGTCATCCCCAGGGACGACTGGATCTTCTCCTCGATCGCCCTGGTCCTGCACGGCCGCTACGTCTGCCAGGCCCGCCTGCCCCGCTGCTCCGCCTGCCCGTTGAGCCCGCACTGTCCCTCGCGGCACCTCGAGGCGGAATGGCGCGAGGGGAAGAGGCGGGGCGGAAGAAGGAAGCCCGCCGGGAAGGCCGGGGTCACGGCGGCGAGCCGGCGGCGGGGGGCGGGGATCCGCCCGGCGGCTGGCCGCAGGCGCCCGGCGGCTCGTCGTCCGGCCCCGGATCGATCTTGA
- a CDS encoding sigma factor-like helix-turn-helix DNA-binding protein — MWRQLLPHATSFDDFISPNEETRLEAFISDPDSFRQEREILRAEVDGIVKGALRQLPARERYILERRFGMRDGSELTLEAVSRILKLSKERVRQLEREALLKLRLSLEGMRSQLMGA, encoded by the coding sequence ATGTGGCGTCAACTGCTCCCGCACGCAACCAGCTTTGATGATTTCATCTCTCCGAACGAGGAAACGCGTCTCGAGGCATTCATCTCCGATCCCGATTCCTTCCGCCAGGAGCGGGAGATCCTGCGGGCCGAGGTGGACGGTATCGTGAAAGGCGCTCTCCGGCAGCTTCCGGCGCGCGAGCGCTACATCCTCGAGAGGCGCTTCGGCATGCGCGACGGCAGTGAACTGACGCTCGAGGCCGTGTCACGCATCCTCAAGCTCAGCAAGGAGCGGGTCCGGCAGCTGGAGCGGGAGGCCCTGCTCAAGCTGCGCCTGTCCCTGGAAGGGATGCGCAGCCAGCTGATGGGGGCCTGA
- a CDS encoding TonB family protein — protein sequence MPPRTRGEPLFDSMVFSTRQKRRTRRWLTVPTALILHAVVFGGLIVASFMTVESVPPPPITISFVAAPPPPPPPPPPPARKKKSEVKPKEIPKPTELVQPKVVPEEKPVPITAPEEDAGEDEGVDGGVEGGVEGGVVGGVVGGVVGGVLGGMLGGVDGGMLDQPLYAGIGGVSNPEIVTKKQPAYPEIARKAKVQGQVILQAIVRKDGTVGDIQVLRSPGSKFGFDEAAIAAVKQWRYKPGLQNGKPVDVYFTIVVDFVLQ from the coding sequence GTGCCGCCGCGGACGCGAGGTGAGCCGTTGTTCGACTCGATGGTCTTCTCCACCAGGCAGAAGCGCAGGACGCGTCGCTGGCTGACGGTCCCGACGGCCCTGATCCTCCATGCGGTGGTGTTCGGCGGCCTCATCGTCGCCTCGTTCATGACCGTGGAATCGGTCCCGCCCCCTCCGATCACCATCTCCTTCGTGGCCGCGCCGCCCCCGCCGCCGCCCCCGCCGCCGCCCCCCGCGCGGAAGAAGAAGTCCGAGGTGAAGCCGAAGGAGATCCCGAAGCCGACGGAGCTGGTTCAGCCGAAGGTCGTCCCCGAGGAGAAGCCGGTGCCGATCACCGCCCCCGAGGAGGACGCCGGTGAGGACGAAGGCGTGGACGGCGGCGTGGAGGGGGGCGTCGAGGGGGGCGTGGTGGGCGGCGTGGTGGGCGGCGTCGTCGGAGGCGTCCTCGGCGGCATGCTCGGAGGGGTCGACGGGGGCATGCTGGACCAGCCGCTCTACGCCGGCATCGGCGGCGTGAGCAATCCGGAGATCGTCACCAAGAAGCAGCCGGCCTATCCCGAGATCGCTCGCAAGGCGAAGGTCCAGGGCCAGGTCATCCTGCAGGCGATCGTCCGCAAGGACGGCACCGTGGGGGACATTCAGGTGCTGCGCTCGCCCGGATCCAAGTTCGGCTTCGACGAGGCGGCCATCGCCGCGGTGAAGCAGTGGCGCTACAAGCCGGGCCTGCAGAACGGCAAGCCGGTCGACGTGTACTTCACCATCGTCGTCGATTTCGTGCTGCAATGA
- a CDS encoding MotA/TolQ/ExbB proton channel family protein — translation MMGHGVWDIWMQMGFLAKTVAIFLIVMSVYSLGLFIERFMLFRAAKKQSIEYLPVATKALREGNYKLAVDASKRFSKSHLAKVLAAGLQQFMFEKAEEPSHDAVESVRLAVERAAALTTAEMKRGLGGLATIGATAPFVGLFGTVVGIINAFTGMAASGSGGIGAVSAGIAEALITTAVGLAVAIPAVWMFNYFQGQVEFFGIEMANSSSELVDFFLKRQSQGTK, via the coding sequence ATGATGGGGCATGGAGTTTGGGACATCTGGATGCAAATGGGGTTCCTGGCGAAGACGGTCGCCATCTTCCTGATCGTCATGTCGGTCTACTCGCTCGGGCTGTTCATCGAGCGGTTCATGCTGTTCCGGGCCGCGAAGAAGCAGTCGATCGAGTACCTGCCGGTGGCGACCAAGGCGCTTCGTGAAGGGAACTACAAGCTGGCGGTCGACGCCTCCAAGCGGTTCAGCAAGAGCCATCTGGCGAAGGTCCTGGCGGCCGGCCTGCAGCAGTTCATGTTCGAGAAGGCGGAAGAGCCGTCGCACGACGCGGTGGAATCGGTGCGACTCGCCGTCGAGCGCGCCGCCGCCCTGACCACGGCGGAAATGAAGCGCGGGCTGGGCGGCCTCGCGACCATCGGCGCCACCGCCCCCTTCGTCGGGCTGTTCGGGACGGTCGTCGGCATCATCAACGCCTTCACCGGCATGGCGGCGTCCGGATCGGGCGGCATCGGCGCGGTCTCGGCCGGTATCGCCGAGGCCCTGATCACGACCGCCGTCGGTCTCGCCGTGGCCATCCCGGCGGTCTGGATGTTCAACTACTTCCAGGGCCAGGTCGAGTTCTTCGGCATCGAGATGGCGAACTCCTCCTCGGAGCTGGTCGATTTCTTCCTCAAGCGGCAGAGCCAGGGGACCAAGTAG
- a CDS encoding biopolymer transporter ExbD, producing MNVGGGAGLNSDINVTPFVDICLVLLIIFMVVTPMLQEGVTINLPYAKKSTKHEDDESHAIVVAVKTEKNGEQTIYVQKKPIPRDQYQAEMTEIHDRMSDKSVLIKADREMKYGDVRKVMIETNQAGFETVSLVTEKSPGQESEE from the coding sequence ATGAACGTCGGCGGCGGGGCGGGCCTCAACTCGGACATCAACGTCACTCCGTTCGTTGATATCTGCCTGGTGCTCCTGATCATCTTCATGGTGGTCACGCCGATGCTGCAGGAGGGGGTCACCATCAACCTGCCGTACGCCAAGAAGAGCACGAAGCACGAGGACGACGAGTCGCACGCCATCGTGGTGGCCGTCAAGACCGAGAAGAACGGCGAGCAGACCATCTACGTCCAGAAGAAGCCCATCCCGCGCGACCAGTACCAGGCCGAGATGACCGAGATCCACGATCGCATGTCCGACAAGAGCGTGCTGATCAAGGCCGACCGCGAGATGAAGTATGGCGACGTGCGCAAGGTGATGATCGAGACGAACCAGGCCGGCTTCGAGACGGTCTCGCTGGTGACCGAAAAGAGCCCCGGCCAGGAATCAGAGGAGTAA
- a CDS encoding biopolymer transporter ExbD: protein MAMNLGTTGVKSDINVTPFVDIVLVLLIIFMVVTPMLSRAHDLAVPPKAEAADPVELQAAEQLIISVRGPDTAPRVFLNRDEVPNGKDGVQKMIEDLMKGRREKVVFFQAENEIGYQYVIDVIDAIKAGGTEKIALITDESLDVTQGGQ, encoded by the coding sequence ATGGCGATGAACCTCGGTACCACCGGCGTCAAGTCGGACATCAACGTCACACCGTTCGTGGACATCGTCCTGGTGCTCCTGATCATCTTCATGGTGGTCACGCCGATGCTCAGCCGGGCCCATGACCTGGCGGTGCCGCCCAAGGCGGAGGCCGCGGATCCGGTCGAGCTCCAGGCGGCCGAGCAGCTCATCATCAGCGTCAGGGGACCCGACACGGCGCCCCGGGTGTTCCTGAACCGCGACGAGGTCCCGAACGGCAAGGACGGCGTCCAGAAGATGATCGAGGACCTCATGAAGGGCCGGCGCGAGAAGGTCGTCTTCTTCCAGGCCGAGAACGAGATCGGCTACCAGTACGTGATCGACGTCATCGACGCGATCAAGGCCGGCGGTACCGAGAAGATCGCCCTGATCACGGACGAGTCCCTGGACGTGACGCAGGGCGGCCAGTAG
- the mpl gene encoding UDP-N-acetylmuramate:L-alanyl-gamma-D-glutamyl-meso-diaminopimelate ligase, whose product MVPPQNSLPVRRIHLIGVGGTGMGSLAGLLADAGADVRGSDESVYPPMSTMLRDKGIKVLEGYSASHLDDRPDLVIVGNIATRQNPEAVAAVERGIPYLSMPQALGRLFLEGRHSIVVAGTHGKTTTSALMAWVLSAAGRDPSFLVGGVLSNFGRSYCLGRGEDFVLEGDEYETAYFDKGPKFLHYRPRSVILTSVEFDHAEMYPDLASVKQAFRRLLELIPPDGLLVYCADDANVREVLSSARCRCVPYGCGRGDGWRGHVRSSGPEGMEFEVTLDGVLFGVFRSPLTGLHNLRNILGVVGVAHARGVPAQAIAQGLSTFSGVKRRQEVRGVAAGVVVIDDFAHHPTAVRATLQAMRDRFPGRRIWAVFEPRTNTTRRSVFQEEYARSFDDADRIVLAAVDHPERAPEGERFSVERLVADLKGRRKEADYIATVPEIVAHVAREARSGDVVLVMSNGAFGGLHQKLLAALGAPGPS is encoded by the coding sequence ATGGTCCCGCCTCAGAACAGCCTCCCGGTCCGGCGCATCCACCTCATCGGCGTCGGCGGCACCGGCATGGGCTCGCTCGCCGGCCTGCTCGCCGACGCCGGCGCCGACGTGCGCGGGTCCGACGAGTCGGTGTACCCGCCGATGAGCACCATGCTCCGTGACAAGGGGATCAAGGTGCTCGAAGGGTACAGCGCCTCGCACCTCGACGACCGCCCCGACCTGGTGATCGTCGGAAACATCGCCACGCGCCAGAACCCCGAGGCGGTGGCGGCGGTCGAGCGCGGCATCCCGTACCTGAGCATGCCGCAGGCGCTGGGGCGGCTGTTTCTCGAAGGGCGTCATTCGATCGTGGTGGCGGGCACGCATGGCAAGACGACGACCTCCGCCCTCATGGCCTGGGTCCTGTCGGCGGCGGGGCGGGACCCGTCGTTCCTGGTCGGGGGGGTCCTCTCGAATTTCGGCCGGTCGTACTGCCTCGGGCGCGGCGAGGACTTCGTGCTCGAGGGGGACGAGTACGAGACCGCCTATTTCGACAAGGGACCCAAATTCCTGCATTACCGGCCGCGCAGCGTCATCCTGACCTCGGTCGAGTTCGACCATGCGGAGATGTACCCGGACCTCGCCTCCGTGAAGCAGGCGTTCCGCCGCCTGCTCGAGCTGATCCCCCCCGACGGACTTCTGGTCTACTGCGCCGACGACGCGAACGTGCGCGAGGTGTTGTCCTCGGCGCGCTGTCGCTGCGTGCCCTACGGCTGCGGCCGCGGCGACGGCTGGCGCGGGCACGTCAGGTCCAGCGGGCCGGAGGGAATGGAGTTCGAGGTGACCCTGGACGGCGTCCTGTTCGGAGTGTTCCGGTCCCCGCTCACCGGCCTGCACAACCTGCGCAACATCCTGGGGGTGGTCGGGGTGGCGCACGCCCGCGGGGTCCCGGCGCAGGCCATCGCCCAGGGACTGTCGACCTTCTCCGGTGTGAAGCGCCGGCAGGAGGTGCGGGGCGTCGCCGCCGGGGTCGTGGTCATCGACGACTTCGCGCACCACCCGACGGCGGTGCGGGCGACCCTGCAGGCGATGCGCGACCGCTTCCCCGGAAGGAGGATCTGGGCCGTATTCGAGCCGCGCACCAACACCACGCGTCGCAGCGTCTTCCAGGAAGAGTACGCGCGCAGCTTCGACGACGCCGACCGCATCGTGCTCGCGGCCGTCGACCACCCCGAGCGCGCCCCGGAAGGGGAGAGGTTCTCGGTGGAGCGCCTGGTGGCCGACCTCAAGGGGCGCAGGAAAGAGGCGGACTACATCGCGACGGTCCCCGAGATCGTCGCCCACGTCGCCCGGGAGGCGCGCAGCGGCGACGTCGTCCTCGTGATGTCGAACGGCGCGTTCGGGGGGCTGCACCAGAAGCTGCTGGCGGCCCTGGGGGCGCCCGGCCCCTCCTGA
- the lpxC gene encoding UDP-3-O-acyl-N-acetylglucosamine deacetylase: protein MAENQKTLAARVDIEGIALHSGKRITLRILPADADHGIVFVRVDLGRTEIRASHRHLGASNYSTSLRLGSVVVATVEHLLSALHGLAIDNARIELDGPEVPILDGSARPFVDRIREAGIRSLSRPRRFLTLTRPVRVRSGEREILAIPDNVLQATYAIDFPHPVIGYQMVATEIDEETYIESIAPARTFCLLRDVEAMRRAGLALGGSLDNALVVGDGGVLNGSLRFPDEFARHKVLDLVGDLALLEAPLRAHVIAFKGGHNLHAALVAQIMASRSTWALGTSDDLLPDARVAEFAHLKDAFLPQPAAQAR from the coding sequence GTGGCCGAGAACCAGAAGACCCTGGCGGCTCGGGTCGACATCGAGGGAATCGCTCTCCATTCCGGAAAGCGGATCACGCTGCGCATCCTGCCCGCCGACGCCGATCACGGCATCGTCTTCGTCCGCGTCGATCTGGGCCGCACCGAGATTCGCGCGTCGCACCGTCACCTGGGCGCCAGCAACTATTCCACATCGCTCCGCCTGGGGTCCGTGGTGGTGGCGACCGTCGAGCATCTGCTGTCGGCCCTGCACGGGCTGGCGATCGACAACGCCCGCATCGAGCTCGACGGTCCCGAGGTCCCGATCCTGGACGGCAGCGCGCGCCCGTTCGTGGACCGGATCCGGGAAGCAGGCATCCGGAGTCTGTCCAGGCCCCGGCGGTTCCTGACGCTGACCCGCCCGGTGCGTGTGCGGTCCGGCGAGCGCGAGATCCTGGCCATCCCGGACAACGTGCTGCAGGCGACCTACGCGATCGACTTTCCGCATCCGGTCATCGGCTACCAGATGGTCGCCACCGAAATCGACGAAGAGACCTACATCGAGTCGATCGCCCCGGCGCGCACCTTCTGCCTGCTGCGCGATGTGGAGGCGATGCGGCGCGCCGGCCTGGCCCTGGGGGGATCGCTGGACAACGCCCTGGTGGTCGGCGACGGCGGCGTCCTGAACGGCTCCCTGCGCTTTCCTGACGAGTTCGCCCGCCACAAGGTCCTCGATCTGGTGGGCGACCTGGCCCTTCTGGAGGCGCCGCTGCGCGCTCACGTCATCGCCTTCAAGGGCGGGCACAACCTGCACGCCGCGCTGGTCGCGCAGATCATGGCCAGCCGCTCGACGTGGGCCCTCGGCACCTCCGACGATCTCCTGCCGGACGCACGGGTCGCCGAGTTTGCGCACCTCAAGGACGCCTTCCTGCCGCAGCCGGCAGCCCAGGCGCGCTAG
- a CDS encoding DUF4390 domain-containing protein, giving the protein MKASIGLPTVCLISGLCAAPVLAGPALAHLTAQRQGDSYVASCRLEGGLTPDVEEEIEAGLPKTIEFRLQVYRRRTAFLDQLILKRRIECTVLRDTLTQQYTLTRRVDGELQESQVTDAPPVMRAFMTALDGVPLVRADGLDPESEYYLKAKAGLGGLVFRFYLIPWPNDTGWERVPLGPQGGKSVGPKP; this is encoded by the coding sequence ATGAAGGCGAGCATCGGTCTGCCGACGGTCTGCCTGATCTCCGGTCTGTGCGCGGCGCCGGTGCTGGCCGGCCCCGCGCTGGCGCACCTGACCGCGCAGCGCCAGGGTGACAGCTACGTGGCCTCCTGCCGGCTCGAGGGGGGGCTCACTCCGGACGTCGAGGAAGAGATCGAAGCCGGTCTCCCGAAGACCATCGAGTTCCGCCTGCAGGTCTACCGGCGGCGCACCGCGTTTCTGGACCAGCTCATCCTGAAGCGCAGGATCGAGTGCACCGTCCTCCGTGACACCCTGACGCAGCAGTACACGCTGACGCGCCGCGTGGATGGCGAGCTCCAGGAGTCGCAGGTCACCGACGCGCCCCCGGTGATGCGCGCCTTCATGACGGCCCTCGACGGCGTGCCGCTCGTCCGCGCCGACGGCCTGGATCCGGAATCGGAGTACTACCTGAAGGCCAAGGCGGGCCTGGGTGGCCTCGTCTTCCGTTTTTACCTGATCCCATGGCCGAACGACACGGGCTGGGAGCGGGTCCCGCTGGGTCCGCAGGGGGGGAAGAGCGTTGGCCCGAAGCCCTGA